A single region of the Amphiura filiformis chromosome 7, Afil_fr2py, whole genome shotgun sequence genome encodes:
- the LOC140157588 gene encoding uncharacterized protein: MDDIKAQILSTQGGLCYDHNVFMKHLLEALGFDASFNACDIGLDGVQDHVSVLVKSLVKPGDMYYVDVGSGDPFFQAFPMDFDKESPVYQCGFQVYKLIKEGEENSWWQNVDRSTAPLNEKDIIIDGWKKYMTFTLVPREIEYFRDYMIKHFVTQNPPMPGHMFLQSMRAVTYPGRKLLAILGTSLLYENDEGKIEKTKITSKEELVGLYGKYFPQFPADLVTIAIDKMKYNFEK, translated from the coding sequence ATGGATGACATCAAGGCCCAAATTCTCAGCACACAAGGAGGCCTTTGTTATGATCACAACGTCTTCATGAAGCATCTTCTGGAAGCACTGGGGTTTGATGCTTCTTTTAATGCATGTGACATAGGACTGGATGGTGTACAAGACCATGTATCTGTTCTTGTTAAAAGCTTAGTAAAACCTGGAGATATGTACTATGTTGATGTAGGCTCAGGAGATCCTTTCTTCCAAGCATTCCCAATGGATTTTGACAAAGAATCACCAGTGTACCAATGCGGTTTCCAGGTTTATAAGCTTATCAAGGAAGGGGAAGAAAACAGTTGGTGGCAGAACGTCGATAGGTCAACTGCACCCCTAAATGAAAAAGACATTATAATTGATGGTTGGAAGAAGTATATGACTTTCACATTGGTGCCAAGGGAAATTGAGTACTTCAGAGATTACATGATCAAGCACTTTGTGACCCAGAACCCTCCTATGCCTGGACACATGTTTCTTCAGTCAATGCGTGCAGTGACCTATCCAGGCAGGAAGTTGTTAGCTATCCTTGGCACAAGCCTACTTTATGAAAATGATGAAGGGAAAATTGAGAAGACTAAAATCACATCTAAGGAAGAACTTGTAGGTCTCTATGGGAAATACTTCCCACAGTTTCCTGCTGATTTGGTTACGATTGCTATTGACAAAATGaagtacaactttgaaaagtga